AGTAACTCAGTTAAGGTATTTTATGCTTTCTTCACAGTACCATTCTGACTTTTGCTTAGTGCCAATTCCTAGGCTGTTGATGGAATTTCAGCACTATTCCCTTTCCTTCTGACAGGACAGCTGTCTTGCTAGGAAAATGTTGGTCGTTCTCAGTACAACTAAAGGAAAGTCAAAAGTTATGTGGCATGTTTTCAGTCTTGTAGCAGTTAGAGCTGTCATCTACTTTACATGCAGCAGTATGTAGTTTACCTCAATTTCCTGGGAAATAATTTTAGAGTCCATTTAGAAACCAAGTTGAATTTAGGTTGGTTTACATTTTCTCATGGAATGTGTGTTGATAGTTTGCATATAGGAAAAtctttttccaaaatgcagcagtaatagtttggttttgttctctaTTTGAAAACTaagtttttccttcagcttATCAGACACCAGGTATTAGATGGGACTCAACTCTGCATATGTTCTTGACCAAAACAAGTTTCAGAGCAAACTATGGAAGTTCAAAAGGGAAGTCTGCCTGTGCTGTTATGGCTGTTTACTTGAACAAAGCATTGAACCAGCTTTAAAAGAATTATACTGGCATGGACCtttgttttaataaactttCACTTTTGGTATTGATTTGTTTGAGTAATTATACTTAAATCTGTTTTGCTTGAAATGTGTTCATCTGTATAAAAATACGAAGtttgtttaatattttgcattaattCCAAAGATGTACTTATGTCTTCAGTTACTTTGGCTTATTCATTACcaattttaattctgtgatCTCCAACTGCACCTGAAATATTTAGCCCTAGGTAAAGACTTGCACCCAAGTTTGAGGAATATTCTTTATTGAAGCAGAAAGTACCTTGACTGAATGCAACACAAAATTCACCTTGAATACAAGTGCTTTACATTGTAAAGCCTTACAGATAGTTCAGCTAGAGCTGTACTCTATactgcactaaaaaaaaaaaccacaacagttTAATATGAATAATCAAACTGAATCAGTTATGCTGagaaagctttcttctttttgcgAGGTGGCTTCTTGATCTTATTTGGATTTGGAACAAGTTTCTTGATTTTCAAAGGCTGCAGAATTACATGTGAGAGATCGAGCTGATTGCTTTCCATACGCTTCCGCTTCTGGCTTGTGAGCTCATCCCCCGGTGCCTCTGCAAGCTGCTCATCTTCCTCGCTTTCTGAACAATCTGTTTCTGCATGAGCCACCAAGTCCTCGGTTCTGTACTGAAACCACGGCACTTCCAAAGCTGGTATCTTTGGAATTATGGCTTCTATTGCTTCAGTAAATTTATCAGACTGCTTTCTAAAGCCTAATGCTAAAATAGATGTTAAGCCAAGAAGTGGTGCAACTGTTTCACTGAGACGGGGAACTTGCCCTGCTGGTGTGGCTCGACTTGCACTCAGCTGAATAAGATGTGATGTGATCATGGGAGGTTTTGCAGACTTGCACACCAGCAAGAGAAGTAGTTCgtttttttccaaggcttttgTAACTTCGTTAACACCAATAGCAAGCTGTCTTCTGATACTTATGTCAGTCCATCCTGGTTTTTGTTGATGgccttctgtttcttctgtagGGAGCTCATTGGTG
This DNA window, taken from Calypte anna isolate BGI_N300 chromosome 2, bCalAnn1_v1.p, whole genome shotgun sequence, encodes the following:
- the RPP38 gene encoding ribonuclease P protein subunit p38; protein product: MSVIQKGTATLRKAKKITVKTCLDNPFGFQWKTIDGEDMHFILQTLEERIKNIGLKKIETQRRKKRSLTKNQTESVCDASTNELPTEETEGHQQKPGWTDISIRRQLAIGVNEVTKALEKNELLLLLVCKSAKPPMITSHLIQLSASRATPAGQVPRLSETVAPLLGLTSILALGFRKQSDKFTEAIEAIIPKIPALEVPWFQYRTEDLVAHAETDCSESEEDEQLAEAPGDELTSQKRKRMESNQLDLSHVILQPLKIKKLVPNPNKIKKPPRKKKKAFSA